In the Sulfurivermis fontis genome, CTCACCGGCGAGATAGCTCCACACCTGGCGATAACCGACACAGCGGATGGATGGCTTGTCCGGTCCCAGGTCGCCGCGGCGGAACAACCCCTCCACCTCACCGATCAGGCCGCGCTCCAGCATCAGGTGGAAACGCGCGTGGATACGCCGGTGCAACAACTCGCGCTCCGGCACCAGGGCCAGCGCGACGACCCGGTACGGCAAGGCGTCGCCGCCACCGCGCTGCAACTCGCTCAGGGGGCGGCCGGTCACCGCAAAAACCTCCAGCGCCCGTTGCAGACGCTGCGGATCGTTGGGATGAATGCGGGCCGCGGCCACCGGGTCCACCTCGCGCAGGCGCCGGTGCAGCGCCTCCCAACCCCGGCTCGCCGCCTCCGCCTCCAGGCGGGCGCGCACCGCCACATCGGCCCCCGGCAGATCGGACAGGCCGCGGCGCAAGGCGCGGAAATACAGGCCGGTGCCCCCGACCAGCAGCGGGATACGGCCGGCCGCGGCGATCGCCGCCATCTCGCGCAGGGCATCGGCACGGAAGCGGGCGGCGGAATAGGACTCGGCGGGATCGAGGATATCGATGAGACGGTGCGGGGCACGTTCCAATAGCGCGGCATCGGGCTTGGCAGTACCGATGTCCATGCCGCGATACACCAGGGCGGAATCGACACTGACGATGTCGCAGGGCAAACGCTCCACC is a window encoding:
- the miaA gene encoding tRNA (adenosine(37)-N6)-dimethylallyltransferase MiaA, giving the protein MSALPPAILLMGPTAAGKTDLAVELVERLPCDIVSVDSALVYRGMDIGTAKPDAALLERAPHRLIDILDPAESYSAARFRADALREMAAIAAAGRIPLLVGGTGLYFRALRRGLSDLPGADVAVRARLEAEAASRGWEALHRRLREVDPVAAARIHPNDPQRLQRALEVFAVTGRPLSELQRGGGDALPYRVVALALVPERELLHRRIHARFHLMLERGLIGEVEGLFRRGDLGPDKPSIRCVGYRQVWSYLAGEVDHATMVTQGITATRQLAKRQLTWLRSEPDVHWLDSMDPHLLDKVLKLLDRNAIN